CTTCCAGATCACTGTCCTTCAGCCCGTGACGGCTGTCAATTAACACATAGACGCGACGCAGATTCGGGCGCCCACGCAGATAGTCTAGAATGAGCTCGTTCCAGGCAGCGACTTCCTTTTTCGAGGCCTTGGCATAGCCATAGCCCGGCATGTCGCAAATCACCAAAGTCGCGTCTTTTTCCGGTCGGAAAAAATTGAGCTCTTTGGTGCGGCCCGGCGTGTTCGATGTTCTTGCCAAAGCCTTGCGGCCGGTAATCGCATTGAGCAAAGAGGATTTGCCAACATTTGACCTGCCTGCAAAGGCGATCTCTACACCCTCGACCGGCGGCAGCTGATGGAAGAATTTCGTGCCCCACATGAAGTCCCATGCTTGCGCAAAGAGAAGTCTGCCCCGTTCGGCAAGCGCCGGGTCGATCTCATCATCTCCGACAAGCGCAGCAAGGCTTTCAGCGTCTTCGGTGGATGATGTTTGTTCGACTTGGTCTTCTTCGGTCATGGCGAATTAGTCCTGATTTTGAAAAGGCAGAGGTTGGTTAGCCTGCCTTTTACTAGGAAACAAGCGCGAAAGCGAGCTTTATGCGCCAAGCTCATCTGAAAAGGCCCTATAGGCTGTTTCTAGCGTATCGATATCTCCCCCTTGAATAAGGAGCCTATGTTCATTGATCCGCTCGATAGGCCAATTCCACCAGGCAATGGCCATCAATCTCTTTATGGAGGCGTCATCAAAGCGCAACCGGATCGGCTTGGCCGGATTACCAGCAACTATTGCATAGTTGGTCACATCGCTGGCGACCAGAGAACCGGCCCCAATGATCGCTCCCGATCCGATGGTCACACCCGGCATAATGGTTGCGTTACGCCCGATCCAGACATCGTGCCCAACAACAGTATCGCCTCGAGAAAGGGTTTTGAATGCCTCAATGTCGAAGCCTTCACCCCATCCTCCGCCCATGATACCGAACGGATAGCAGGAGATGCCGCGCATATCGTGATTGGCCCCGTTCATGATGAAGGTGACGCCGGTCGCCAAGGCACAGAATTTGCCAATTATCAGACGATCTGAGAGAAAATCATAATGATAAAGCACATTTTTGTGCTCGAAGCTTTCCGGGCTCTCCGGGTCATCATAATAGGTGAACTCACCCACTTCGATGAGCGGATTGGTAATCAAGGGTTTGAGAAAGGCCGTGCGCTTGAACGCGGGAATGGGATAGGGATCATCCGGGTTCGGATTGGCTGAATGAGTGTTTTGCATGATAGTTACCTGTTCGAAGAGAAAAAGACGATTGAAAAGCGGCAGCCGATCACAGGACATGTGCAGCGAAAATCAACAGCGCATACGACGCAGGATTTTGGCTTGGTCTGGATCAAGTATGGCTGCTGTCAGTTGTTCATCGAACCGATTCGCTCAATTCACTTCGATTGCAAGATAGGTGCACGGTAGCAAATTTTGCTTTCCTGTTCATCCTCAAAGACGCGGCTGCAAGCAGTTGCCAGCTATCGTTGTATCCCTGCAACAAAAAGGGCGGCTTAAAAGCCGCCCTCATGATCGTGTCTTTTTCAGGAAACTCTATTCGCTCTTTGGTTTGGAGCGCGAGAAAGTATCCTTGATATTCTGCCAGATTTCGACCTTCGTGCCATGTTTTTTCATGATGGTCGCCTGCTGGATAATGGACAGAGAGTTGTTCCACGCCCAATAGATCACCAAACCGGCCGGCATGTGCGCCAACATGAAAGTGAACATAATTGGCATCCAGGTGAAGATCATCTTCTGGGTCGGATCGGGAGGCGTCGGGTTCAGCTTCATCTGCACGAACATGGTAACACCCATGAT
This window of the uncultured Cohaesibacter sp. genome carries:
- a CDS encoding CatB-related O-acetyltransferase, with the protein product MQNTHSANPNPDDPYPIPAFKRTAFLKPLITNPLIEVGEFTYYDDPESPESFEHKNVLYHYDFLSDRLIIGKFCALATGVTFIMNGANHDMRGISCYPFGIMGGGWGEGFDIEAFKTLSRGDTVVGHDVWIGRNATIMPGVTIGSGAIIGAGSLVASDVTNYAIVAGNPAKPIRLRFDDASIKRLMAIAWWNWPIERINEHRLLIQGGDIDTLETAYRAFSDELGA
- the yihA gene encoding ribosome biogenesis GTP-binding protein YihA/YsxC encodes the protein MTEEDQVEQTSSTEDAESLAALVGDDEIDPALAERGRLLFAQAWDFMWGTKFFHQLPPVEGVEIAFAGRSNVGKSSLLNAITGRKALARTSNTPGRTKELNFFRPEKDATLVICDMPGYGYAKASKKEVAAWNELILDYLRGRPNLRRVYVLIDSRHGLKDSDLEVMTTLDKAAVNYQVILTKVDKTKLKDLKKVMDKVHLGLKKRPAAHPEILLTSSEKKIGIKRLRAEMQLLADGL